The segment CTGACCACCGAATTGTGCTTTACCACCAAGCGGTTGTTGCGTTACTAATGAGTAAGGACCTGTTGAACGAGCATGAAGTTTATCGTCAACCATGTGGGCAAGTTTGATCATATACATGATACCAACTGATACACGGCTATCGAATGGCTCACCTGAACGTCCGTCATAAAGCGTTGTTTTACCATCACGATCCATACCAGCCTCTTCCATTGTTTCCCAAACATCATCTTCGTTCGCGCCATCAAATACAGGTGTAGCCATGTGTACGCCTAAATAACGTGCCGCCATACCTAAGTGAAGTTCTAAAACTTGTCCGATGTTCATACGAGATGGTACACCAAGTGGGTTAAGCATGATATCTACCGGTGTGCCATCTGGCATAAACGGCATATCTTCTTCTGGTAAGATACGCGAGATAACCCCTTTGTTACCATGTCGTCCGGCCATTTTGTCCCCAACGCGGATTTTACGTTTTTGAACAATATAAGCACGTACTAATTGGTTAACTCCTGGTGGTAATTCGTCGCCATCTTCACGATTGAATACTTTAACATCTAGGATAATACCGCCCGCTCCGTGTGGAACACGTAGAGACGTGTCACGTACTTCGCGTGCTTTTTCACCGAAGATAGCATGTAGTAAACGCTCTTCCGCAGTTAACTCTGTAACTCCTTTAGGCGTCACTTTACCTACTAAAATATCACCGTCGCGAACTTCTGCACCGATGCGGATGATACCACGATCGTCTAAATTACGAAGTGCATCTTCCCCAACGTTTGGAATATCACGCGTGATTTCTTCAGGTCCTAGTTTTGTATCACGAGCTTCTGATTCATATTCTTCAATATGAACAGATGTATATACATCGTCTTTTACAAGGCGTTCACTCATAATAACCGCATCTTCGTAGTTAAAGCCATCCCATGTCATGAATGCAATAAGTACGTTTTGACCAAGTGCTAATTCGCCTCTTTCCATTGAAGGACCGTCAGCTAAAATATCACGAGGTTTCACACGATCGCCAATTTTTACGATTGGGCGTTGGTTATATGAAGTACCTTGGTTTGAACGAATGAATTTTTGTAATTTGTACTTTGTTAAATCACCTTTAACTTCTTTGCCATCAATTGTTTCAATACGACGAATGTGAATAGAACGTGCTTCAACATGTTCAACAATACCGTCAAATTTCGCAATGACTGCAGCACCTGAGTCACGTGCGTCTACATGTTCCATACCTGTACCGACAAATGGAGCATTCGGGTAAAGTAATGGCACTGCTTGACGTTGCATGTTCGCACCCATTAATGCACGGTTAGAGTCATCGTTTTCTAAGAATGGGATACATGCAGTGGCTGCAGATACAACTTGCTTTGGCGATACATCCATGTAGTCAATACGGTCTTTATTAAATACAGTGTTATCTCCACGGAAGCGTCCTACGATTTCTTCCTTCACGAAAGTACCATCTTCATTTAATAAAGAGTTTGCTTGTGCAACTACATAGTTATCTTCTTCATCGGCCGTTAAGTAATGGATATCTCCCGTTACAGCGCTCGTGTTTGGATCAACACGGCGATACGGTGTTTCGATGAAACCGAATTTATTTACTTTTGCGAACGATGAAAGTGAGTTAATTAGACCAATGTTCGGTCCCTCTGGCGTTTCAATCGGACACATACGGCCATAGTGAGAGTAGTGAACGTCACGTACTTCCATACCCGCACGCTCACGAGTTAAACCACCTGGTCCTAATGCAGATAGACGACGTTTATGCGTTAATTCTGCAAGTGGGTTTGTTTGGTCCATGAATTGCGATAATTGCGAGCTACCAAAGAACTCTTTAATTGACGCGATTACTGGACGAATATTGATTAATTGTTGTGGTACGATAGCAGCTGTGTCATTGATTGACATACGCTCACGTACAACACGCTCCATACGAGATAAACCGATACGGAATTGGTTTTGTAAAAGCTCACCAACTGAACGTAGACGACGGTTACCTAAATGGTCGATATCATCTGTATTTCCTACGCCATATAATAAGTTGAAGAAGTATGATACAGAAGCAATTACATCAGCTGGTGTAATATTTTTCACTTCTTCATCGATATACGCGTTTGAAATGACGTTAATCTCTTTTTGAGCTTCATCATTTGGTGCGAAAATTTTAATTGATTGGATCGTAATATCTTCTTCTAGTACACCACCAACTTGTGTTAATGTACGGAAGCCTGTGCCTGCTTCTAGATAAGGAATTAACTTATCTAAATTACGGCGATCTAATAATGTACCTGCTTCTACAAGAATTTCACCTGTTTCTGAATCAACAAGTGTTTCAGCAATCGTTTGGTTAAATAGACGATTTTTAATGTGAAGCTTTTTGTTCATTTTATAACGACCAACATTCGCTAAATCATAGCGTTTTGCGTCAAAGAAGCGAGAATATAAAAGGTTCTTCGCTGAGTCAACTGTTGGTGGTTCACCTGGACGTAAACGCTCATAGATTTCAAGAAGTGCTTTTTCAGTACTTTCTGTGTTATCTTTTTCAAGCGTGTTACGTAAGTATTCATTGTCACCAATGATATCTAAAATTTCCTGATCTGAACCGAATCCTAATGCACGTAACAATACTGTTGCTGGAAGTTTACGTGTACGATCAATACGAACGTATACAACATCCTTTGCATCAATTTCGTATTCTAGCCATGCACCACGGTTAGGTATTACTGTTGCGCCAAAGCCCTTTTTACCGTTTTTGTCCGTTTTATCGTGGAAATATACACTTGGAGAACGAACTAATTGCGAAACGATAACGCGCTCAGCACCGTTAATAATAAACGTGCCTGTTTCTGTCATTAATGGGAAGTCACCCATGAAGACTTCTTGTTCTTTTACTTCTTTTGTTTCTTTGTTGTGCAAACGTACTTTTACGCGCAATGGTGCAGCATAAGTTACATCACGTTCTTTACATTCATCAACATCATACTTAGGATCCCCTAATTTATAGTCGACGAATTCTAATGAAAGATTACCTGTAAAATCTTCGATTGGAGAAATGTCGTGGAACATCTCACGCAACCCTTCTTCAAGGAACCACTCATAAGATGCTGTTTGGATTTCGATTAAATTCGGAAGCTCCAGCACCTCACTAATACGCGCAAAGCTTCTACGCTGGCGGTGTTGTCCGTACTGAACTAGTTGACCTGTCAACTCATTCACCCCTCAATAAAGCGATAATAGGTCTTTGCAAAACCTTACAAATAGTGTATGATTTCGAAAGACGAAAAGAAAACGAGTCTTTTAATAAGGCCTCATTTTTGATTAAACTAAATTCATTCTTAGTAAGTATACCCATAAAAAACTATATGTTATGCAAAAGGGCACACTACCTCAAAATAATATTTTTGCATTTTATTATATTATCATAGTCGATTTGTCAAGTCAATCTTCCGAGCCAATCTTACTTATTTTTTTGCACGTATGATCCAGTACCCTTTTTTCTTCTCAACAACATCTACTTCTGAAAACATTTCCTCTAAACGATCCACTGTCGATGGCGCACCTTGCTTTTTCTGAATAACAACCCATAACTCACCATTCTCTACTAGTAACTCATAGGCACCATCATAAAACTTAAAAACGGTATCCTTACCAGCACGAATAGGTGGATTTGTTAAAATAGCCGCTGCTTTCGTTTCAGCTGGCACAGCACTTAAGCCGTCACTTTCAAAAATACGTACATTTTGAATCCCGTTTAATTGTGCGTTCTTTTGTGACAACGCAACTGCTCGCGTATTGATATCAACCATCAACACTTCACGCTCTGGATTTACCTTTGCAATCGATAACCCGATTGGTCCATAACCGCAACCAACATCCAGTATATCTCCTGCAATTTCCGGCAACTCAAAAGCATCTATTAACACACGGGAGCCAAAATCTACTTCGCTTTTGCTAAATACACCTGCGTCTGTTTCAAACATAAATGTATTTCCTAATAAAGTAAACTTCCATTGGCGTGGTTTACTATCAGTTTGAGGCTTATTGGAATAATAATGTTCAGACATACTACACGCCTCCTAAAAATCAATTACACTTCGACGTAATTGCGTCTGGGCTTCAATTTGATTCAGCTAGAGTTTGAAATCCAACTGAATTCAATGTACATTTCACATTTATCT is part of the Solibacillus sp. FSL K6-1523 genome and harbors:
- the rpoB gene encoding DNA-directed RNA polymerase subunit beta encodes the protein MTGQLVQYGQHRQRRSFARISEVLELPNLIEIQTASYEWFLEEGLREMFHDISPIEDFTGNLSLEFVDYKLGDPKYDVDECKERDVTYAAPLRVKVRLHNKETKEVKEQEVFMGDFPLMTETGTFIINGAERVIVSQLVRSPSVYFHDKTDKNGKKGFGATVIPNRGAWLEYEIDAKDVVYVRIDRTRKLPATVLLRALGFGSDQEILDIIGDNEYLRNTLEKDNTESTEKALLEIYERLRPGEPPTVDSAKNLLYSRFFDAKRYDLANVGRYKMNKKLHIKNRLFNQTIAETLVDSETGEILVEAGTLLDRRNLDKLIPYLEAGTGFRTLTQVGGVLEEDITIQSIKIFAPNDEAQKEINVISNAYIDEEVKNITPADVIASVSYFFNLLYGVGNTDDIDHLGNRRLRSVGELLQNQFRIGLSRMERVVRERMSINDTAAIVPQQLINIRPVIASIKEFFGSSQLSQFMDQTNPLAELTHKRRLSALGPGGLTRERAGMEVRDVHYSHYGRMCPIETPEGPNIGLINSLSSFAKVNKFGFIETPYRRVDPNTSAVTGDIHYLTADEEDNYVVAQANSLLNEDGTFVKEEIVGRFRGDNTVFNKDRIDYMDVSPKQVVSAATACIPFLENDDSNRALMGANMQRQAVPLLYPNAPFVGTGMEHVDARDSGAAVIAKFDGIVEHVEARSIHIRRIETIDGKEVKGDLTKYKLQKFIRSNQGTSYNQRPIVKIGDRVKPRDILADGPSMERGELALGQNVLIAFMTWDGFNYEDAVIMSERLVKDDVYTSVHIEEYESEARDTKLGPEEITRDIPNVGEDALRNLDDRGIIRIGAEVRDGDILVGKVTPKGVTELTAEERLLHAIFGEKAREVRDTSLRVPHGAGGIILDVKVFNREDGDELPPGVNQLVRAYIVQKRKIRVGDKMAGRHGNKGVISRILPEEDMPFMPDGTPVDIMLNPLGVPSRMNIGQVLELHLGMAARYLGVHMATPVFDGANEDDVWETMEEAGMDRDGKTTLYDGRSGEPFDSRVSVGIMYMIKLAHMVDDKLHARSTGPYSLVTQQPLGGKAQFGGQRFGEMEVWALEAYGAAYTLQEILTVKSDDVVGRVKTYEAIVKGESVPEPGVPESFKVLIKELQSLGMDVKMLTINDEEVELRDLDDEEEVTAPAPEMETPKPTDDKEDPVESIE
- a CDS encoding class I SAM-dependent methyltransferase, with the translated sequence MSEHYYSNKPQTDSKPRQWKFTLLGNTFMFETDAGVFSKSEVDFGSRVLIDAFELPEIAGDILDVGCGYGPIGLSIAKVNPEREVLMVDINTRAVALSQKNAQLNGIQNVRIFESDGLSAVPAETKAAAILTNPPIRAGKDTVFKFYDGAYELLVENGELWVVIQKKQGAPSTVDRLEEMFSEVDVVEKKKGYWIIRAKK